From Actinomycetes bacterium, one genomic window encodes:
- a CDS encoding methylmalonyl-CoA mutase family protein — protein sequence MVEQRERPGSASEPGRGTSSEALTLSGEPLKPLYSPEDLASFDHDAKLGRPGAYPFTRGVYPTMYRGRLWTMRQFAGFGSPQETNARYRFLLEHGQGGLSVAFDMPTLMGRDSDDPMAEGEVGRCGVATDTREDVDALFEGIPLGDITTSMTISGPAVIVFAFFLAAAEGQGVPWERLDGTLQTDILKEYIAQKEWIFPPRPHLRLIGDLMEFCLERVSKWHPISVSGYHIREAGANAWQELAYTLADGFAYVELGLDRGLDVDRFAPGLSFFFNAHIDFFEEIAKYRAARRIWARWLRDRYGARDESSMRLRFHTQTAGVSLTAQQPMNNVVRTAVEALAAVLGGTQSLHTNALDEVLALPTEDAAKLALRTQQIIAHETGVADVIDPLGGSYFLETLTDRMEELAEAEFARIDAMGKGSMLEGVLTGIERGYFQQEIAESAFREQERLEGGDLVKVGVTDFVEEGGLPIELLEIPPEVEVEQIGRVRAVRERRDPEAARAALDRLREVAATEANLIEPLVECARALCTEGEIVETLRGVFGSYTETPRF from the coding sequence ATGGTCGAGCAGCGCGAGCGCCCCGGGTCCGCCTCCGAGCCCGGCCGAGGAACGTCATCGGAAGCGCTCACCCTGTCGGGCGAGCCGCTGAAGCCTCTCTACTCGCCCGAGGACCTCGCGTCGTTCGATCACGACGCCAAGCTCGGGCGGCCGGGCGCGTATCCGTTCACCCGCGGCGTCTACCCCACGATGTACCGCGGGCGCCTGTGGACGATGCGCCAGTTCGCGGGCTTCGGCTCGCCGCAGGAGACGAACGCCCGGTACCGGTTCCTGCTGGAGCACGGCCAGGGCGGACTGTCGGTCGCCTTCGACATGCCGACGCTCATGGGCCGGGACTCCGACGATCCCATGGCCGAGGGGGAGGTCGGCCGCTGCGGCGTCGCGACGGACACGCGCGAGGACGTCGACGCATTGTTCGAGGGGATCCCGCTCGGCGACATCACGACCTCGATGACGATCAGCGGTCCCGCCGTCATCGTGTTCGCCTTCTTCCTCGCAGCGGCCGAGGGCCAGGGCGTCCCGTGGGAGCGCCTCGACGGCACGCTGCAGACGGACATCCTGAAGGAGTACATCGCGCAGAAGGAGTGGATCTTCCCCCCGCGGCCGCATCTCCGGCTGATCGGCGACCTCATGGAGTTCTGCCTCGAACGCGTCTCGAAGTGGCATCCGATCAGCGTGTCGGGCTACCACATCCGCGAGGCCGGGGCGAACGCGTGGCAGGAGCTCGCGTACACGCTCGCGGACGGGTTCGCCTACGTCGAGCTCGGGCTCGACCGGGGCCTCGACGTGGACCGGTTCGCGCCGGGTCTGTCGTTCTTCTTCAACGCGCACATCGACTTCTTCGAGGAGATCGCGAAGTACCGCGCCGCCCGGCGGATCTGGGCCCGCTGGCTCCGGGACCGGTACGGAGCGCGGGACGAGTCGTCGATGCGCCTGCGCTTCCACACGCAGACCGCCGGCGTCTCGCTCACCGCGCAGCAGCCGATGAACAACGTCGTGCGAACGGCGGTCGAGGCGCTCGCCGCCGTCCTGGGCGGCACGCAGTCGCTGCACACGAACGCGCTGGACGAGGTGCTCGCGCTCCCGACCGAGGACGCGGCCAAGCTGGCCCTTCGAACGCAGCAGATCATCGCCCACGAGACCGGCGTGGCCGACGTGATCGACCCGTTGGGGGGCTCGTACTTCCTCGAGACGCTCACCGACCGGATGGAGGAGCTCGCGGAGGCCGAGTTCGCGAGGATCGACGCCATGGGCAAGGGCTCGATGCTCGAAGGCGTCCTGACCGGGATCGAGCGCGGGTACTTCCAGCAGGAGATCGCAGAGTCCGCGTTCCGCGAGCAGGAGCGGCTCGAGGGCGGGGACCTGGTCAAGGTCGGGGTCACCGACTTCGTCGAGGAGGGTGGACTGCCCATCGAGCTCCTCGAGATCCCTCCCGAGGTCGAGGTGGAGCAGATCGGACGGGTTCGAGCGGTCCGCGAGCGCCGGGACCCCGAAGCCGCCCGGGCGGCCCTGGACCGCCTGCGTGAGGTGGCCGCGACCGAGGCCAACCTGATCGAGCCGCTCGTCGAGTGCGCCCGGGCGCTGTGCACGGAGGGGGAGATCGTCGAGACGCTGCGCGGCGTCTTCGGCTCCTACACCGAGACGCCGAGGTTCTGA
- the meaB gene encoding methylmalonyl Co-A mutase-associated GTPase MeaB, which produces MGLLDDVLAGDPRGVARAISMVEDGAPELRELSAGLYAHTGRAYTIGLTGSPGVGKSTIANELVAVARAADRSIAVLAIDPTSPLSGGALLGDRLRMQKHATDPGVFIRSMATRGHLGGMALAAPEAIRILDASGRDLVIVETVGVGQAEVEVAAATDTTLVVVSPGWGDAVQVAKAGILEIADVFVVNKADREGAEAAARDLRQMLRMGPEPDWSPPVVLTAATSGEGTGELWEAVQAHRSHLESTGALERGRRDRLLREVETLALETVRERVRRVLSEDGALIEDLSSRRTDPYRAAAILEERIENGS; this is translated from the coding sequence GTGGGGCTCCTCGACGACGTGCTGGCGGGCGATCCGCGTGGGGTCGCGCGGGCGATCTCGATGGTCGAGGACGGGGCGCCCGAGCTTCGGGAGCTCTCCGCGGGCCTGTACGCGCACACGGGGCGCGCCTACACGATCGGGCTCACGGGCTCGCCCGGCGTCGGAAAGTCGACGATCGCGAACGAGCTCGTCGCCGTCGCGCGCGCCGCGGACCGGTCGATCGCGGTGCTCGCGATCGACCCCACGTCTCCCCTCTCGGGCGGAGCGTTGCTCGGAGACCGGCTCCGCATGCAGAAGCACGCGACCGATCCGGGTGTGTTCATCCGCTCGATGGCGACGCGCGGGCACCTCGGCGGGATGGCGCTCGCGGCGCCGGAGGCGATCCGGATCCTCGATGCCTCCGGGCGGGACCTCGTGATCGTCGAGACGGTGGGCGTCGGGCAGGCCGAGGTGGAGGTCGCCGCGGCCACGGACACGACCCTCGTTGTGGTCTCGCCCGGTTGGGGCGACGCGGTGCAGGTCGCGAAGGCCGGCATCCTCGAGATCGCGGACGTGTTCGTCGTGAACAAGGCCGATCGCGAGGGCGCCGAGGCCGCCGCGCGGGACCTTCGTCAGATGCTCCGAATGGGCCCCGAGCCGGACTGGTCGCCGCCGGTCGTGCTCACGGCCGCCACGAGCGGCGAGGGGACCGGCGAGCTGTGGGAGGCGGTCCAGGCACATCGTTCCCACCTCGAGTCCACCGGCGCTCTCGAGCGCGGCCGGCGAGACCGCCTGCTCCGGGAGGTCGAGACCCTCGCGCTCGAGACCGTGCGCGAACGCGTCCGCCGCGTGCTGTCCGAGGACGGCGCGCTGATCGAGGACCTCTCGTCGAGGCGCACCGACCCCTACCGGGCCGCCGCTATCCTTGAGGAACGGATCGAGAACGGTTCGTAA
- a CDS encoding GNAT family N-acetyltransferase, with translation MRVRQATPEDVPSLVALFQELDRMQADWRVFTPRPGFYDEVGAKYREALGHPDAVVLVAEDDQGEVVGMAYGEARTPSRFSDERALELSGVVVRAGYRGRGVGRELVHEAGRFASERGIRWVELKTFAPNRGAMQFWEDLGFTSRVVQLTTSTKVLLERLEGE, from the coding sequence ATGCGCGTCCGACAGGCCACGCCCGAGGACGTCCCGTCCCTCGTCGCGCTGTTCCAGGAGCTGGACCGCATGCAGGCCGACTGGCGCGTCTTCACGCCGCGGCCGGGCTTCTACGACGAGGTCGGTGCGAAGTACCGGGAGGCGCTCGGACACCCCGACGCCGTCGTCCTGGTCGCCGAGGACGATCAGGGCGAGGTCGTGGGCATGGCCTACGGCGAGGCCCGCACGCCGTCCAGGTTCTCCGACGAGCGCGCCCTGGAGCTCTCGGGCGTGGTCGTCCGGGCGGGGTACCGGGGGCGCGGGGTGGGCCGGGAGCTCGTGCACGAGGCCGGACGCTTCGCCTCGGAGCGGGGGATCCGCTGGGTCGAGCTCAAGACCTTCGCCCCCAACCGAGGCGCCATGCAGTTCTGGGAGGACCTGGGGTTCACCTCCCGGGTCGTCCAGCTCACGACCTCGACGAAGGTCCTGCTCGAGCGCCTCGAGGGCGAGTAG
- a CDS encoding enoyl-CoA hydratase-related protein, whose product MGEFVRVERDGAVATIRLDRPPANAFARQVSLELSEAAGAVGADEAIRAVVIWGGERIFAAGADIKEMVDAGPEDIAGHVGALEQACRDVAAIPKPVIATINGFALGGGLEVALACDLRFASEDAQLGLPEIKLGIIPGSGGTQRLPRLIGLAKARELVLTGRSVNAAEAFEIGLVDRVVAAAKVQATAVEEARRYAEGPTLAYAAAKRALDASDRPLSEGLPAERDAFVPLFATHDQKEGMRAFLEKREPTFEGR is encoded by the coding sequence ATGGGCGAGTTCGTGCGCGTCGAGCGCGACGGGGCGGTGGCCACGATCCGCCTGGATCGTCCGCCCGCGAACGCGTTCGCGCGGCAGGTGTCACTCGAGCTGTCGGAGGCCGCCGGGGCCGTGGGCGCGGACGAGGCGATCCGAGCCGTCGTGATCTGGGGCGGCGAGAGGATCTTCGCGGCCGGCGCCGACATCAAGGAGATGGTCGACGCCGGGCCCGAGGACATCGCGGGCCACGTGGGCGCGCTCGAGCAGGCGTGCCGCGACGTCGCGGCGATCCCGAAGCCCGTGATCGCGACGATCAACGGGTTCGCGCTCGGCGGCGGGCTCGAGGTGGCCCTGGCCTGCGATCTGCGGTTCGCGTCCGAAGACGCGCAGCTCGGCCTGCCCGAGATCAAGCTCGGCATCATCCCCGGCTCGGGCGGCACGCAGCGGCTGCCCCGGCTGATCGGCCTGGCAAAGGCGCGCGAGCTCGTCCTCACGGGCCGCAGCGTGAACGCGGCCGAGGCGTTCGAGATCGGGCTCGTCGACCGGGTCGTCGCCGCTGCGAAGGTCCAGGCGACGGCGGTCGAAGAGGCTCGCCGGTACGCCGAGGGCCCGACGCTCGCGTACGCGGCCGCCAAGCGCGCCCTCGATGCCAGCGACCGGCCGCTCTCGGAGGGCCTGCCTGCCGAGCGCGACGCGTTCGTCCCGCTGTTCGCCACGCACGACCAGAAGGAGGGCATGCGCGCCTTCCTCGAGAAGCGCGAGCCGACGTTCGAGGGCCGGTAG
- a CDS encoding transcriptional repressor has translation MTPQRRAIVAEIMRTQGHISPTALARKVQSDMPGVNASTIYRTLALLEDAGVLAHAHLEGGAEYHRTEEAGHVHLTCSNCGAEDDLSIEEAASLVRLIERHHGFEPDLTHFAIGGLCADCARAPAS, from the coding sequence ATGACCCCCCAGCGCCGGGCGATCGTCGCCGAGATCATGCGAACGCAGGGCCACATCTCCCCCACGGCCCTCGCCCGCAAGGTCCAGAGCGACATGCCGGGCGTGAACGCGTCGACGATCTACCGGACGTTGGCGCTCCTGGAGGATGCAGGGGTGCTTGCGCACGCGCATCTGGAGGGCGGCGCGGAGTACCACCGGACGGAGGAGGCCGGCCACGTCCACCTCACCTGCTCAAACTGCGGCGCCGAGGACGACCTGTCGATCGAGGAGGCCGCTTCGCTCGTGCGGCTGATCGAGCGGCACCACGGGTTCGAGCCGGACCTCACGCACTTCGCGATCGGCGGCCTGTGCGCCGACTGCGCGCGCGCCCCGGCGAGCTGA